The genomic interval GACTCGGACGGAGCGACACTGCGAAGATCGAAACCCGGCAGGAGTAGCGAACCGAACGAGATGCGGCGGTTCAAAAACAGGATCGACCGTTTGTGCATCGCTCGAACCGGGTCGGCTCGGGCGACGATTGATCGGTCAGTTCGTCGTGACGACCTCGATCACGTCCCGCGGTTCGACCTCGTAGTCCTTGCCCAACTGACGGTTGGATCGACAGTCGATCGCGTGCAGGAAGCCGTCGCCGATGTCCGAGTGGAGGCTGTACGCGAAGTCCTCCGCGGTCGAGTTCGGCGGGATCAGGTAGCAATCGGGCAGCACCTCGCCGCGCTCGTTGCCCAGTCCGTTCGCGCCGCCGGGGAACACCGGCGTCACGCCGAGGACGTCGAACAGCGCCGTCTCGAGGGCCGCCTGAACTCCCGTCGCGCCGTACTCCTTGAGGAAGTCCCGGATCTGCTCTAAGCCCTGTTCCTGTTCGTCGGAGATATCGCCCGTGTCATCGGACTGCGTCCGATTGCTCGAGGCGCTTCGCGCCTCGCTGATTTCGAAGTCCGGGTCGCCTGGTCGGTAGTCGACGACGCCGGACTGGTCGGCCGACTTCAGGGCCTTCTCAGCGTGGGCGCTGCAGGGGACGATCGTAAGGTGGTCGTACTCCGGATCCGCCGTGATCTCCTCGTAGTTGGCCTGCGCTTCGGGCGTGTCCATCTTGTTCGCCGCGATGACCATCGGCTTGGTCTCCTTGCGGATCTCGCGGGCGAGCCTGAGTTCGTCGTCGTCGTCCCACTCGGCGGGATCGAAGCCGATATCGACCCGGCGGATGAGGCGCTTGATCTCGTCCTCGTTGGTCTTGAACGCGCTCATCTGCTCGGCGAGCTCCTCTTCGATGGCGTCGTCCTCGGTCGTATATCCGGACTCGTAGCGCTCGATGCCCTTCTCTAGAATGCCGAGGTACCACTGGTCGAGTTCCTCCTCGAGGAAGTCGATGTCCTCCCGCGGGTCGTGGTCCTCGGTGGGTTCGCCCTCGGCGTCGGTCGTCCCGGAGAAGTCGACGACGTGGACGAGCACGTCGGTCTCGTTCAGGTCGGTGAGGAACTGGTTGCCCAGCCCCGCGCCCTCGTGGGCGCCCGGGATCAGCCCGGCGACGTCGACGAGTTTCGTCGGGACGAAGCGGGTGCCGTCGTCGCAGTAACCGACGTTCGGAGTACACACCTCGTCGAACTCGGGAGCCGCACAGTCGACGCGGACGTAGGCCTCGCCCACGCTGGGATCGATGGTCGTGAACGGATAGGCCCCCTCGGGCACGTCGTTCATCGTCGCCGCATTGAAGAAGGAGGACTTGCCGACGGAGGGTTTGCCGACGAGTCCGATCCGGTAACTCGTACTCATTACCCCTTCTGGACGGGGGGCGCCTAAACGGGTTTCTCTCCGGCGCGACAGTGCTACGTCGTGACAAGACACGTCGGTCGTCGACGGTCACCGACGAGCGAGCGCAACGGTGTCGACGCGCTACTCGAGGACCGCTTCCAGCGCGTCCATCGTCCGCTCGACGCGGTCGACGCGCGCGTTGTGGCCCATGTGCCCGACCCGGAGTACGTCCTCCTCGAGGTCGCCGAGCCCCGTCGCGAGGACGATATCGTGTTCCTCGGCCAGGCGCTCCTGAATCTCGATCGCTCGGCCGGGAATCTCGAGCGCGGTCACGGTCGGTGACGGCCGTGCCCCGTCGGGGTACGGCGACAGTCCGAGGTCGTCCGCCCGCTCGCGACACAGCGCCGCGGCCTCCTCGTGGCGCTCGAAGACGGCCTCGAGCCCCTCCTCGAGCAGCAGGTCGATCGCCGCGTCGAGGCCGTAGAGGTTCGACGAGAGGTGCGTGTAGGGGAACCACTCCTCCTCGGCGGCGTCGCGCCACGGTTCGAGGTCGGTGTACAGTCCGGCGGTCTCGAACGATTCGATCTTCGACCAGGCGCGGTCGCTGACCGAGCAGACGGTCAGGCCAGGCGGCGCGCTGAAACACTTCTGGGAAGCGCCGAGACAGATGTCGATCCGGTCGGTAGGGACCGGCGTTCCGCCGAGCGAGGAGACCGCGTCAACGATGCTGACGACGTCGTGCTCGTCGAGCAGGTCCAGCACCGGCTCAAGGTCGTTCAGCACGCCGGTCGGCGTCTCGCAGTGGACCATCGTCGCCGCGTCGAACGACCCGTCTTCGAGCTGCGATTCGATCGCGTCGAGATCGAGGGGCTCCTGCCATGGCGCGTCACAGACCACCGCTTCGCCGTCGTACATCTCGACGAAGTCGGCGAACCCGTCACCGTAGAGGCCGTTCGAGAGACAGAGCACGCGGTCGCCCGGTTCGACCAGGGAGGCGATAGCGGCCTCGAGCCCGAGGATGCCCTCGCCGCCGAGGATCAGGACGTCGTCGTCCCCGTAGACCGCGCCGAGCTTGTCGGTCAGGTCGCGGTAGAACTCGAAGAATTCGGGTTCGACGTCGGGATTCGGCGTCGGCTCGCTCATCCGCTCGCGGACGGCGACCGGGACCTCGGTCGGTCCGGGGGTCATGCGGAGTCGATCGTCGCTCATACGGGTGTCACCGGCGCGTCCGGCCATAAAACCACTCGGGACGCGTCGGTCGCAGCGGACGGGTCCGCGATCGGTGTGACCGTTATGTGGCTGTTCGTGGTCGCCTGGCCCATGGCAGACTGCGAGCCACAGCGGGCCGCGACCGAGGAGCCGATCGACCACCCCGTGTTCGCCGCGTTGTACGACCGATGCACCCCCGACCGCTTCCTGCTGGGTCCCCACCGGGAGTACCTCGCGGCCGACCTCTCCGGGCGCGTCCTCGACCTCGGCGCGGGCAACGGACCGATGTTCCCGTACGCCGCCGACGCCGGCGCGGACGACCTCGAGTACCACGCGATTGATCCGGATCCGAACATGCGCCGCCGGGCCGCGAAGAAGGCCGACCGGGTCGGTCTTCCGGTTCACCTCCGGGACGCCCGCGCGGAGACCCTACCCTACGTCGACGACGCGTTCGACGTCGTGCTCTCCGGCCTGGTCTTCTGTACGATCGCCGACCCGGACGCGGCCCTCGACGAGGTCGCCAGAGTGCTGCGACCGGGCGGCGAACTGCGCTTTCTCGAACACGTTCGCAACGACGGGTGGCGCGCGCGGGCCCAGGATCGCCTCACGCCGCTGTGGGAGCGCGCGGCCGGCGGCTGCCAGTTGAACCGCGAGACGGTCGAGCGGTTCGTCGGACACGACGGGTTCGACGTCCGCGAGATCGAACGGCTCGGGATCGGCCTGTTTCCGGCGACGCCGATCGTCCGCGGGCGGCTCGGACGGCGACGGGAATCGACGAGTTGAGGCGATCCGTCCGCTCGGAACCGTCACTCGGTCGGACTGACTGGCAGATCGGGGACGATCGTTAAATCTACAGCAGTGGTATCTAGTACCATGGCACGGAAGACGTTAGTCCCGATGGACGATTCGCCTCAGGCCGAGGCGGCGCTCGCGTACGCGCTCGAGGAGTTCCCCGAGGCCGCGGTGACTGCGATGCACGTCGTACGGTTGCCGGAGGGCTACTGGTCGGCGTTCGCCGGCTCCGAGGAGGAGCTACCGGGGTATGAGCGGGCCCACGATCGCGCCAGGGCGCTTCTGGAATCGGCCGCGCGGACGGCCGCCGACGGCGGCCGCGACATCGAAACGGTCGTGAAAAGGGGGAAGCCGGCCAGGGAGATCGTCGAGTACGCGACCGAGAACGGATTCGATCAGATCGTCATGGGCAGTCACGGCCGACACGGCGTCGACCGCGTCTTGCTCGGCAGCGTTTCCGAGTCGGTGGTCCGCCGCGCGCCGATGACGGTGGTCGTCGTCCACGAACAGTGACCGGCGTCCGATCGGGATCCGTTCCGTCCCGATCAGCGGATCTCGCCTTTCCCATCGGAACCGTTTCCGTCGAACTTTTCGTCCGCAGGCGGGCGGTATCGACGTTCGACGGAATCGTAACGGAGCGCCAGTTTCCGGAAACTGCTGATAATAACTATGTCTCACCGGTTCGCGATCAGTCGTCGGGACGTGGTCCGTGCATCCCGAACGGACCCGGCGTACCACGTCCCTCGATTGGCGATCGTATCTCATGCCGACCGGCGCGGCCGTTTCGGGACCGATCGGCGGTACCGGCACGGTCGGCGCGGCGGCGGTCGGGGAGTAGCTCGGACCGACGAATCCGTTACCGGACCGTGTTCGGAATCCGCTCGATGACGTCGGTCGCGACGACCCCCGGTCCGTACTCGGCGGTCGCGCGTTCGCCGGTCTTGCCGAGCACCCAGGCGCCCAGTTCGGCGGCGTCGCGGCGGTCCATGCCCTGGCCGAGCAAGGAGGCGATGATCCCGGCCATCGTGTCCCCCGTTCCGGCGACGGTCATGGCCGACGTTCCCGTCTCGTTTTCGATCCGCTCGCCCTCGGCGACGATTTCGTCGACGTCGCCGGTTAGGATGACGACCGCGCCGGTCTCCTCGGTGAAGGCCTCGAGCGAACCGTAGGCCTCGTAGATCGGGCCGTCCTCGGCACCGCTGGGCGTCAGAATGGCGTTCGAGAGGTCGGCCTCGAGCGCGGGCTCGATCGCCAGGGCGTCGACGACCATCGGGATCTCAATCTCGTCGACCGCCTGGCGCACCGCGTCGGGGTCGGCGTCGACGAGTCCCGG from Natrinema salifodinae carries:
- a CDS encoding redox-regulated ATPase YchF, with the translated sequence MSTSYRIGLVGKPSVGKSSFFNAATMNDVPEGAYPFTTIDPSVGEAYVRVDCAAPEFDEVCTPNVGYCDDGTRFVPTKLVDVAGLIPGAHEGAGLGNQFLTDLNETDVLVHVVDFSGTTDAEGEPTEDHDPREDIDFLEEELDQWYLGILEKGIERYESGYTTEDDAIEEELAEQMSAFKTNEDEIKRLIRRVDIGFDPAEWDDDDELRLAREIRKETKPMVIAANKMDTPEAQANYEEITADPEYDHLTIVPCSAHAEKALKSADQSGVVDYRPGDPDFEISEARSASSNRTQSDDTGDISDEQEQGLEQIRDFLKEYGATGVQAALETALFDVLGVTPVFPGGANGLGNERGEVLPDCYLIPPNSTAEDFAYSLHSDIGDGFLHAIDCRSNRQLGKDYEVEPRDVIEVVTTN
- a CDS encoding pyridoxal-phosphate-dependent aminotransferase family protein, translated to MSDDRLRMTPGPTEVPVAVRERMSEPTPNPDVEPEFFEFYRDLTDKLGAVYGDDDVLILGGEGILGLEAAIASLVEPGDRVLCLSNGLYGDGFADFVEMYDGEAVVCDAPWQEPLDLDAIESQLEDGSFDAATMVHCETPTGVLNDLEPVLDLLDEHDVVSIVDAVSSLGGTPVPTDRIDICLGASQKCFSAPPGLTVCSVSDRAWSKIESFETAGLYTDLEPWRDAAEEEWFPYTHLSSNLYGLDAAIDLLLEEGLEAVFERHEEAAALCRERADDLGLSPYPDGARPSPTVTALEIPGRAIEIQERLAEEHDIVLATGLGDLEEDVLRVGHMGHNARVDRVERTMDALEAVLE
- a CDS encoding class I SAM-dependent methyltransferase, whose product is MADCEPQRAATEEPIDHPVFAALYDRCTPDRFLLGPHREYLAADLSGRVLDLGAGNGPMFPYAADAGADDLEYHAIDPDPNMRRRAAKKADRVGLPVHLRDARAETLPYVDDAFDVVLSGLVFCTIADPDAALDEVARVLRPGGELRFLEHVRNDGWRARAQDRLTPLWERAAGGCQLNRETVERFVGHDGFDVREIERLGIGLFPATPIVRGRLGRRRESTS
- a CDS encoding universal stress protein, giving the protein MARKTLVPMDDSPQAEAALAYALEEFPEAAVTAMHVVRLPEGYWSAFAGSEEELPGYERAHDRARALLESAARTAADGGRDIETVVKRGKPAREIVEYATENGFDQIVMGSHGRHGVDRVLLGSVSESVVRRAPMTVVVVHEQ
- a CDS encoding NAD(P)H-hydrate dehydratase is translated as MARLQETLSNISDKSGRDNGRVGIVGGSVAYPNQPALVGRAALRTGSDHVRAFVAEPIYEIVASHSPNLLVDSYDHEKYYDGAVEQTLEVSEWADAFVIGPGLVDADPDAVRQAVDEIEIPMVVDALAIEPALEADLSNAILTPSGAEDGPIYEAYGSLEAFTEETGAVVILTGDVDEIVAEGERIENETGTSAMTVAGTGDTMAGIIASLLGQGMDRRDAAELGAWVLGKTGERATAEYGPGVVATDVIERIPNTVR